A region of the Thermococcus sp. genome:
TTCTCCGGACTTAAGGCTTAAATCAAAACTTAAAGTTAAAGTAGATTTTAGGTTCTGGGTTTAGAGTTTAGAGTTTAGAGTTAGAAGCTTAACAAACTATCATCCAAAACATACACATGAGGCAAAATTAAAATATCTTAATGCCGATGTGAGACTCATGAACGAGGAGGAGCTCTACCTCAAATGGGTGAGAAGGGTTGAAGCCCTTGAGAGGGAAGGAATAATAAAAAGCAAAAAGGTTAAAGAAGCTTTTCTTAAGGTGCCGCGTTATAAGTTCGTGCCGGAGGAAAGCGCACAGTGGTCGCATGTTGATGAGCCCCTGCCGATTCCTGCCGGACAGACGGTAAGCGCCCCCCACATGGTGGCGATAATGCTGGAGCTGGCGGAGCTGGAGGAAGGCATGAAAGTCCTTGAGGTCGGCACGGGGAGCGGGTGGAATGCCGCGCTGATAGCTGAAATCGTCAAGACCGATGTCTACACCATCGAGAGAATTCCTGAACTGGTTGAGTTTGCACGGAAAAACCTTAAAAGGGCAGGATATGAAGGGATAGTTCATGTCATACCCGGAGACGGCACGAAGGGGTTTCCTCCCAGGGCGCCTTACGACAGGATCATCGTCACCGCGGGTGCCCCACGGATTCCGGACCCACTGATAGAACAGCTCAAGTCAAGTGGAAAGCTTCTGATCCCCGTTGGTAGCTACCACCTATGGCAGGACCTTTACGTGATAACAAAAACTGGAAGTGGGAAGGTACGGAAGAGACGCTGGGGTGGCGTTGCCTTCGTTCCCCTGATAGGGGAGCATGGGTGGGAAGGGTAGCCTTTTAAGGAGATACTCAATTGTCGGGCAGGTGATGACATGGTGAGACTCATAGCCTTCGACCTGGAGGGAACCCTTGTGAAATCGATTTCAAGCTGGGTTGAGCTCCATAAGAGGTTCGGTACGTGGGAGAAGGGGATGGAGTACGCCGAGAGGTTCTTCTCGGGCGAGATTGGTTACGTAGAGTGGGCAGAACTTGACGCATCGCTCTGGAGGGAACATAGCTGGGATGAGATAATGGAGTGGGCGAACTCCGTCGAGTACATGGATGGGGCGAAGGAGCTCATTGCGTTCCTCCGCGATAACAACTTTAAGATCGCCATTCTAAGCAGCGGTTTGATGTGCCTCGCCCGTAGGGTTGGGGCGGAGCTCGGTGTTGATTACGTGTACGCCAACGAACTGATTTTCGACGAGGAAGGCCTTGTTACTGGAAGGGTCAACCCCGAGGTCGATTTCAAAAGCAAAGGTGCCATCCTACGGGACCTCAAGAGGAAGCTTGACCCCGAACTAACGATAGCTGTGGGGGACGGCTTCAACGATATAAGCATGTTCAAGGAGGCCGACGTTGCCATAGCGATAAATCCTCATGAGGGTGTCGAGGGGGACCACGTTGTTGAGAGCCTCCATGAAGTGGGGGAGATAATACAGGGCCTTCTGGACTGAGGGTCCGTGAAGGGCGTGCTCATCACCTGCCGTGCCGGTAGAGGACTCAGCAAAGCAAAAGCTCGTCATCCCCTCACATGCCTGCGAGCTTCAGTTCGATCCACCAGAAGATGTCTCCCCAGAGGTAGCTTATTAGAAACCCCAGGAAGAGGGCCGGTGCAAAGGGCATGGCCTTCTTGCGCAGGAACCTATTCTCTAGTTTTCCCTCCGTCACGAGAGCCTTTAATCTCTCGATCTGTTCTTTATTCAGGCCCTCGGCCGTGGTTGAGACAATGACCCTCCCGTGTTGGCCTTTTAATGAGGCTATGTCCCCCCTTGTCACCGCATCCTTAACCCTGTCGAGGAGGGAGGTTCTGTCCCGTTTTATCCTCTCTTCGTCCTCGTATATCGTCTCCCCCAGGATGTCCCACTCCTTCAGCGCCTCGACCGGAACCTCCTCCATCAGGACCGAGGCGCGCATGTACTTGACCGTCGCCAGGAACACCTTGAACATGTAGAGCATAAGGAGGAGTTTCCCGAACAGGAGGAGACCTGTGAGGGGGTTGAGGTGGACTAGGTACGCCAAGGTGATGGCACCTACGACATCACCCGCCTTCCGGAACTTTCCAAGCAGTGTTATCACGACCAGCGCAAACACCCATCCCCACAGCCCTCCAAACACCCATCCCACCGACTTCGCCATGACTATCTGGAACCCTATTCCCGCGGTTATCCAGAGGGCCACTTCGGCGGTCAGCTTCGCACCATCGGTGAATATCCTGACCAGCTCATGGTACTGTCTCCGGATTAGTATCACACCCAGGGAGTACAGGAAGATGAATGGGAACACGGCTATGATGCTGTTCAGGAGAATCGAGACTGGGTACAGTGGGTAGCTCACAGTGTACGGGGGAACCACCCTGCCCCAGAGGGGGGCGTACGGAAGCAGGGCCGAGAACCCGGCGAGTACCACGACGTCGCCGCTTGCCCAAGCACCGATGAAGTATAGCAGAAGACCAAGGAGAAGCCCTATCAGAAACGCTATGACTCCGGAGAAGGCAAGGATGGTGCTGTGCTCCACGGAAAATCCTTTGTAAAGGTAGTAGGCGATTCCAAGGCCGGCTATCGGAAAAACGTGAAGGTCATCGATAAACCCCGTCCGGATATCGGTGTACGAAGTGACGGTTCCCATAACCAGGCCCAGAACGAGGGGGATGTAATCCATGATTCCACCTCATAGGTTCTCGAGTATCTGCTTCCGTACCTGCTCCGTGTAGTTGCCCACTGCTTTTTCAATGTTTCTGGTTCCGTTCAGGACCACCCTGGTGGCGTACAGAACCAGCACTAACACCGCTGCTATCATGAAGAGGTACTCAAGGGCTCCCTGGGCTTTTCTTCTCATCTCCCACACCAGTTCAATCTTCGGTGCTAAAGGATTTAAAAGTTTCTACCCCCTAGGCTTTTAAGGGCGTGAAAGAATGGGAAGTGATGGAGATGAAAGTCTACAAATTCCGTGTTCGGGAGGAGTACCTGGAGTACATCCGATCCGGTGAGAAAAGGATGGAAGTCCGGGTGGCCTATCCTCAGTGGCGGAGCATAAAGCCCGGGGACAAGATACTCTTTAACAGCGAGATACCGGCGGTCGTTACGGAGGTCAAGCACTACGAGACATTTCGTCAGGTTCTCCGTGAAGAACCTGTAAAGAAGATATTTCCCGACGAGCCGAGCTTTGATCGGGCCCTTAAACGTTTTCACGGCATGTACGCCAAATGGAAAGAGAACAGGTACGGCGTTATGGTCATAAAGTTCAGGCTCCTGGGTGGGGAAGGATGAGACACCTGGAGTTCGATGGCAGGTACACCAGGGCAATTCTTGAAGGAAAAAAGCGGTCCACGGTGAGGAAGGGGAAGAAGCCAAACTTAAATCCCGGTGATGAAGTTCTGATACATGCAGGAGGCTACGTTATCGGAAGGGCCGTGGTTGAGAGGGTTGAGTGCAGGCGGGTTCAGGAGCTTACGGACGACGATGCGGTATCCGATGGATTTTCCCGCCGTGAAGAGCTCCTTGAAGCACTCAGGAGACACTACAAGTCTATATCCGACGTCGATACCGTGCATATAATCCGCTTTCGTATGGTTGAGTGTTTTGAGAAACCCGTCCTGAGCTCCGACTATGCCTACGAGGGCAACGTCCCCCTGACGATAGCGGAGATGGCCCTTAAGAACCTCTCCCTTCCTGAGAGGGATAGGGAGCTTATTGAGCTCTTCCTTCAAAGCGGAAGCCTCAGAAAGGCGGCGTACAGACTTGGTGGTCCGGATAAAAGGCGCGAAATACGGGAGGCGTTAAGGAGGGCGTACCTGGAGCTCAAAGAAGCGGGGTTGGTAAAATCGAGGGTTTAGGGCACCGCCACCACCTCGATGCTCTCCAGTATACTCGTTTCGTTCTCTCCATTCTCCCCCTTCACCCCGGATATCTTAACGGGCATGAGTTTGAACCTCCCACCGTCTATCACGTGCCTGAGCGTTTTTTCGAATTTCTCCATCTCCATGCTGCTTCTGAACTCCACCTTCGCTATGAAGTCGTACTCTCCGTATAGCCAGTGCCCCTCCACGGGCAGCCCCTTCAGGACCTCGTCCCGGACGCCCCAGACGAGGAGTATCGCTTCCATGCCATCACCGATTTGGGAAAGGACTTATTCCATAAAAAATTTTTCAAAAATTTTTCGACGTTTAGGCACAAATATCGGATTTGCCCCTCTGTTTCTTGACATTTTGCCAGGGAAAGGGTTTTAGTGCTGTTCTTGAAGGGACATCGGTGGTGGTATGAAGGCGATCTTTTTCGACTTCGTGGGGACCCTTATAACCAAAGCCGGGGAAAACGTTACCCATCAGAACATCGTTCGGAACGTCCTGGAAAGGGCAGGTAGAGATGATCTGGACGTCATCAAAGTCTGGGAGGAGTATGAGGCCGAAACCTCCTCAGCGTTCAGGGAACTCGCCGGGGGCCCCTACATGAGGATAAGGGACGTGGATACTAGGGCTATGCAACGGGTGGGGGAGCGCTACGGCTTTGAGGTCCCCCGGGACTTCTGGGAGATAAGCGTCTCGATGCATGAGAGGTACGGGGAACTCTCCCCGGACGCGGTCGAGACCCTGAAAGGCCTCCGGGAGATGGGCCTTCACGTTGGGGTAATCACGGATTCAGATGACGATTACATCGAGAGGCACCTTAAGGGGCTCGGCATCTACGGGCTCTTTGACTCCGTAACCACCAGCGAGGATGCGGGGTACTACAAGCCCCATCCCGGACCGTTCCGACTGGCCCTTGAACGGGCGGGCGTCTCCCCCGGGGAATCCCTGTACGTGGGTGATAATCCAGCCAAGGACTGCGTTGGCGCCAGAAAGGTCGGAATGCTCTCCGTTCTTCTTGACCCTGAGGGAAAGAAACGTGGGCTGTGGAGCGAGTGTGACTTCATTGTCTCAAAGCTGAGTGATGTGGTTGAAATAGTGAGGGGTCTGGTGGAAAAATGAGGGGTCGGAAACGGCAGGGCTCGTCATAGCCGCTGTAACGGCTCGTTTAGCGAAATTCTCGTCATTCCCCTGTTGTCTATTCAGCTGAGCCTTCCGTAGGCCGCCCACATCCTCTGGACGACCGTTATCCAGGCCAGAATCCCAACGAGGTAAACACCGTACCAGACGTAGCCAATCAGTGCGAATGCGATGAGGATGAGCAACCTCTCGGCGCGCTCCGCTATGCCGATCGCGAGCTTCCCTGAACCTGCAAGTTCCGCCCTACAGCGCTCGTAGCTCACAATGTACGCCCCCATGAACGTCAGAAATGCTGCGCGCCAGTCCACCAAACCACCCAGGGCAATTCCAAAGAGCACCGCTCCATCGCTTATCCTGTCCAGGGTGGAGTCCAGGAAGGCGCCAAAGCGGCTTGTTTTACCTGTCATCCTGGCCAGCGTTCCGTCGAGCGCATCCACCAGAGAGCCGAAGAGTAGAGTCACGGCGGCCCAGAACTGGTCTCCGATGTAGAACAGGTACGCCCCGACCAGGTTTATCAGCAGTCCCATGATGGTTATCGTGTTTGGGGTAACCCCGATTTTTGCGAGGGGACGTACAATTGCCTCAAGGTAAACCCTCACGTTCTCACGGTAGCTGT
Encoded here:
- a CDS encoding class III signal peptide-containing protein, with protein sequence MRRKAQGALEYLFMIAAVLVLVLYATRVVLNGTRNIEKAVGNYTEQVRKQILENL
- a CDS encoding protein-L-isoaspartate(D-aspartate) O-methyltransferase yields the protein MNEEELYLKWVRRVEALEREGIIKSKKVKEAFLKVPRYKFVPEESAQWSHVDEPLPIPAGQTVSAPHMVAIMLELAELEEGMKVLEVGTGSGWNAALIAEIVKTDVYTIERIPELVEFARKNLKRAGYEGIVHVIPGDGTKGFPPRAPYDRIIVTAGAPRIPDPLIEQLKSSGKLLIPVGSYHLWQDLYVITKTGSGKVRKRRWGGVAFVPLIGEHGWEG
- a CDS encoding ASCH domain-containing protein yields the protein MRHLEFDGRYTRAILEGKKRSTVRKGKKPNLNPGDEVLIHAGGYVIGRAVVERVECRRVQELTDDDAVSDGFSRREELLEALRRHYKSISDVDTVHIIRFRMVECFEKPVLSSDYAYEGNVPLTIAEMALKNLSLPERDRELIELFLQSGSLRKAAYRLGGPDKRREIREALRRAYLELKEAGLVKSRV
- a CDS encoding HAD-IB family phosphatase, encoding MVRLIAFDLEGTLVKSISSWVELHKRFGTWEKGMEYAERFFSGEIGYVEWAELDASLWREHSWDEIMEWANSVEYMDGAKELIAFLRDNNFKIAILSSGLMCLARRVGAELGVDYVYANELIFDEEGLVTGRVNPEVDFKSKGAILRDLKRKLDPELTIAVGDGFNDISMFKEADVAIAINPHEGVEGDHVVESLHEVGEIIQGLLD
- a CDS encoding ASCH domain-containing protein, which translates into the protein MKVYKFRVREEYLEYIRSGEKRMEVRVAYPQWRSIKPGDKILFNSEIPAVVTEVKHYETFRQVLREEPVKKIFPDEPSFDRALKRFHGMYAKWKENRYGVMVIKFRLLGGEG
- a CDS encoding TIGR02253 family HAD-type hydrolase, with the protein product MKAIFFDFVGTLITKAGENVTHQNIVRNVLERAGRDDLDVIKVWEEYEAETSSAFRELAGGPYMRIRDVDTRAMQRVGERYGFEVPRDFWEISVSMHERYGELSPDAVETLKGLREMGLHVGVITDSDDDYIERHLKGLGIYGLFDSVTTSEDAGYYKPHPGPFRLALERAGVSPGESLYVGDNPAKDCVGARKVGMLSVLLDPEGKKRGLWSECDFIVSKLSDVVEIVRGLVEK
- a CDS encoding A24 family peptidase C-terminal domain-containing protein, coding for MDYIPLVLGLVMGTVTSYTDIRTGFIDDLHVFPIAGLGIAYYLYKGFSVEHSTILAFSGVIAFLIGLLLGLLLYFIGAWASGDVVVLAGFSALLPYAPLWGRVVPPYTVSYPLYPVSILLNSIIAVFPFIFLYSLGVILIRRQYHELVRIFTDGAKLTAEVALWITAGIGFQIVMAKSVGWVFGGLWGWVFALVVITLLGKFRKAGDVVGAITLAYLVHLNPLTGLLLFGKLLLMLYMFKVFLATVKYMRASVLMEEVPVEALKEWDILGETIYEDEERIKRDRTSLLDRVKDAVTRGDIASLKGQHGRVIVSTTAEGLNKEQIERLKALVTEGKLENRFLRKKAMPFAPALFLGFLISYLWGDIFWWIELKLAGM
- the pgsA gene encoding archaetidylinositol phosphate synthase, translating into MLNSYRENVRVYLEAIVRPLAKIGVTPNTITIMGLLINLVGAYLFYIGDQFWAAVTLLFGSLVDALDGTLARMTGKTSRFGAFLDSTLDRISDGAVLFGIALGGLVDWRAAFLTFMGAYIVSYERCRAELAGSGKLAIGIAERAERLLILIAFALIGYVWYGVYLVGILAWITVVQRMWAAYGRLS